One Rosa chinensis cultivar Old Blush chromosome 3, RchiOBHm-V2, whole genome shotgun sequence DNA window includes the following coding sequences:
- the LOC112192511 gene encoding uncharacterized protein LOC112192511: MRVHPVFHVNNLKLYQPDHEDQARNQPVREHVDIRPPKPKEVEEILAERVTRVSRRPCQQFLVKWKGLGDEETSWENVEDLKKKFQQKIQDFKAKAVGAPEEEVPAEDSRLQGQSSRRERRQLKWGRMDV; the protein is encoded by the exons ATGAGAGTCCACCCCGTCTTCCACGTCAACAACCTCAAGCTGTACCAGCCAGACCATGAAGATCAAGCACGCAACCAACCTGTTCGAGAGCACGTCGACATCAGACCACCCAAGCCGAAAGAAGTGGAGGAGATCCTAGCAGAGAGAGTGACTAGAGTGTCAAGGCGCCCATGCCAGCAGTTCCTGGTCAAGTGGAAGGgtcttggagatgaagaaaccaGTTGGGAGAATGTTGAAGACCTGAAGAAGAAGTTCCAGCAGAAGATTCAAGACTTTAAGGCCAAAGCAGTCGGCGCTCCTGAAGAAGAAGTTCCAGCAGAAGATTCAAGACTTCAAGGCCAAAGCAGTCGTCGAGAGCGCCGACAGCTTAAATGGGGGAGGAT GGATGTTTAG